From Cetobacterium somerae ATCC BAA-474, the proteins below share one genomic window:
- a CDS encoding patatin-like phospholipase family protein, with translation MKKLRILSIDGGGVKGIIPAIICEYLETEISKKVGQKIYLHEYFDLIVGTSTGGILGALYTSPNYHSAQEIVELYKNCGDKIFKKNIIRRVSSFGGILRPKYSTKALEELANSLFGEINLSDTVKPFMSTSYDLIRAKEIFFDSLNAKRKPLKNFKLKDVVIATSSAPVYFNAKRLISLNDDVYNCIDGGIFANNPALIAYAEARNIDFKKYLKEDKPSFPGSDDMILISIGTGKKEGYKNYEHLKTKGGAKWVVPIIDILFSAQSNTDDFVLRKIFDSSKNKWNYYRLNPRLYRGSLELDNKSNNNIENLSYDAYEFIKNNKDKLDDIVLQLILNH, from the coding sequence ATGAAAAAACTTAGAATTTTATCTATTGACGGTGGTGGAGTAAAGGGAATTATCCCCGCAATTATTTGCGAATACTTAGAAACTGAAATATCGAAAAAGGTTGGGCAAAAAATATACCTTCATGAATATTTTGATTTAATAGTAGGAACGAGTACTGGCGGTATTCTTGGAGCCCTTTATACATCCCCAAATTATCATAGTGCTCAAGAAATTGTAGAGCTTTATAAAAATTGTGGAGATAAAATTTTTAAAAAAAATATAATTAGAAGGGTTTCATCTTTTGGTGGAATCCTTCGTCCTAAATACTCTACAAAAGCACTTGAAGAACTAGCTAACTCTCTTTTTGGAGAGATTAATTTAAGTGATACAGTAAAACCTTTTATGTCAACCTCTTATGATCTAATCAGAGCTAAAGAGATTTTTTTTGATAGCTTAAACGCTAAAAGAAAACCTTTAAAGAATTTTAAATTAAAAGATGTTGTTATAGCAACTTCATCAGCACCTGTATATTTCAATGCTAAAAGATTAATTTCATTAAATGATGATGTTTATAACTGTATTGATGGAGGGATTTTTGCAAACAATCCAGCTCTCATTGCATATGCTGAAGCTAGAAATATTGATTTTAAAAAGTATTTAAAAGAGGATAAACCGTCCTTTCCAGGATCAGATGATATGATTCTTATATCTATTGGAACTGGGAAAAAAGAAGGGTATAAAAATTATGAGCATCTTAAGACTAAAGGTGGAGCTAAATGGGTCGTTCCCATCATCGATATTCTTTTTTCTGCACAATCTAATACAGATGATTTTGTTTTAAGAAAAATTTTTGACTCTTCTAAAAATAAATGGAATTACTACAGATTAAATCCCAGATTATACAGAGGTTCTTTAGAACTAGATAATAAATCCAATAATAATATTGAAAATCTTTCTTACGATGCTTATGAATTTATAAAAAATAATAAAGATAAGTTAGACGATATTGTTTTACAACTTATTTTAAATCATTAA